DNA from Nitrospina gracilis Nb-211:
CGGAATTGGTATGAGCGAAGAGCCGAAGAAAAAAATGGAAGTTGAGGAAATGACTCCCAGCGACGTGAAGCAGGTGGATGAATCCACCCTGGGCATCACCTGGCCCGACGGGCACGAATCGGTGTACCCCGTGAAACTGCTTCGCGAAAAATGCCCGTGCGCCCATTGCATCGACGAATGGACGGGCGAGAAGAAGATCAAGCCGGGAATGATTCCGGACAGCATCCGTCCCCTCAAGATCAAGGCGGTGGGTCTCTATGCTTTGCAGTTCGACTGGAACGACGGCCACAGCACCGGGCTCTATCCTTACGAACTCCTGCGGCGGTTGTGCCAATGCGGCGAGTGCAAGGCTTGATGTCCTCTCTGGCTTAAAACGTATTCCAAATAAAAAACGGGTCGGCCCCGAAACAGGCCGACCCGTTATTTTTTTTCTACGCAGGGCGCGTGGCGTTACATGCCTACCTTGTCGCGCACCTCGTCCATCAGGGCCGCGTCGATCACCTTGATGCCCTTGGACTTGGCGAAGTTGATGACCGTCTTCTTGGCCATGCCGCGCACGAAGAAGGGGACCTTCTGAATGCGGTCTTTCGCTTCCTGCGTCCATTCGACTTCGCCTTCGTCGCTGGGTTCGGCTTTCTTGAGTTCTTCTTTGCCCCCGGCCAGCGAACTGCCTACCATGCCGAACGGTGTTTTGCTGAACTCCGAGGCGCCGCCCGCTTCCACACCGAGCTTGCTCACGAATTCCGTCTCGAATTTATTGGTCAGCATGGCGATCATATGCCCGCACTTTTTACATTTGAACTTGAGAGCGATGTTCTTGCTGTCATCGGTCATCAAGAGACCATCTTTTTGGGTTTCCATCTGCTCGTCGCAGGGAATGCAAAGGAACTTCATGGGGTCCTCTCCTTAACTCGTTTTATCTGGATTGAATGAATTTTTCGATGCCATCGACGATGGCGCCGAGCGCTTTGCCGGTGATCGAATCGGGGTACTCGGTAAAAAACAGTTTGTTCTTCCCGGACTCCTTCGAAACCCGGCTGTCAAAGGGGACCCGGCCCAGGAAGGGGATGCCCTTCGCCTTGGCCAACTCCTCGACGCTTTGCCCTTCAAACAGGGCGCCTTCTTCGTTGCAATGCGGGCACACGTAGGTGGCCATGTTTTCCACCAGCCCGATGATCGGCACTTTGAGCTTGGAATTCTTGGTGATGGATTTCGACACGATGTGCTGGGAGATGGGGGAGGGGATGGTGATCTCCACCACGCCCGCCAGTTCCGGGATCAGGTCGCGGATGTTGTCGATACGGTCACTGCCCGGCGGCATGTCGATCAGCAGGTAATCCAACTCGCCCCAGATGGTGTCTCGCAACAGCTCCTGCAGGGCGGTCGATTCCATGGTGCTCACCCATACGGCACTGGCCTTTTCGTCCTCAGTCCACATCACCGGTGCATCGGCGCTGGGCAACAGCATGTCCATGGACATGATCTTGACGCCCAGGGCACCCTCGCCGGGATGCACGCCCTCGTCCTCGACATTCAGTTTGGCGTCGTTGGGTACGCCCAGGAGTTTGGCGACGCTGGGGCCGTTGAGATCCGCATCGAGAATACCCACCTTGTGCCCGCGTTGTGCAAGACACGCCGCCACGTTGGCGGTGATGGAGCTTTTTCCGACGCCCCCTTTGCCGCTCATCAGGCAAACCTTGTGCTTTATTTTATCCATCCTGGCCCGCAGTTTCTGCTGTTGGCTGACCACCTGCTCCACAATGTTGGAGCCGCCGTCAGAAGCCAGGTCGTTGTACGTTTTCATCCTGAAACTCCTTTGATTTAAATCGATTTCGAGTAACTGGCTGGTACGTCCGATGGCCCCTATCTTATAGAATTTACCCCCGATTGGAAAGGATTAGTTTCCCCTTTAAATTTTAGACCTTACCCCTCTTGCGGGGCTGTCACGGAGGCCTATATTAGTATTGTGAGAAATGGTCCACCACAGGGAGGGTTGAGAGGAGCCATGAGTCCACCGCGCCAGAAAGCCAACTCCAACTATTCATGATCCACGTATAAACGTGGATGCTTCGAAAATTCGAAGCGTATCCGAATAAAAATCGCGACGGTCCGCGACTGTCGCGATTTTTTTCATGTAATATCCCCCCATGCGCCGCATCAAACTCCTCCTCGAATACGAAGGCAGTCAGTACCACGGCTGGCAGTACCAGCCGAACGGGATCACCATCCAGGAAGTGCTGGAAGGGCGGCTCGAGACCATCACCGGTAGAAAAACCCCGGTGGTTGCTTCCGGGCGCACGGATTCCGGTGTGCATGCGGAAGGGCAGGTGGCGCACTTCAACACGGCGTCGAACATGACGCCGCACCAGTTCCTGAAAGCGCTCAACAGCCTTCTGCCGCATGACATCGTGGTGAGGGCGGTGGAGGAGGTGGCTTCGGATTTCCACGCGCGCAAATCCGCGAGCCGCAAGATCTACCGTTACACCCTGCTCAATCGCGATCACCCCTCGGCCCTGCGTTGCAAGCAGGCGCATTACGTCGCCCAGCCGCTCAAAGTCACCGCCATGCGCAAGGCGGCCCGCCACTTCGTCGGCAAGCACAATTTCAAGTCGTTTCAGGGGGCGGGGTGCGAGGCCAAAAGCACGGTGCGGGAGATCTACGACCTCACCGTCAAAAAACGCGGCGACTGGATCGAGTTCTCCGTCGATGGCAGTGGTTTTCTCAAACACATGGTGCGCAACATCATCGGCACGCTGATCGAAGTCGGTTACGGGCGCATCGAACCCGGCGCCATCCCGGAAATTCTCGCCGCGCGCGACCGCAGAAAGGCCGGGCCCACGGCTCCGGCGCGCGGACTCTGCCTGGTCGAAGTGTTTTACGACAAGCCGAAGGCAAAACGCCGCACCGCTTCCAAAAAAAAGTGATCGACTTTCGACCGCCGCGGATTTTCGGGTATAATACTTCGTTTCAAATTTGAAAGGTGGCGACAGGTTATGAGTCAGGAATACACGATTGCAGTTCTGCCGGGCGATGGCATCGGCCCCGAAGTGACCGCCGAAGCGGTGAAGGTGCTCCGGGTGGTGGAGACGCGCCTCGGCCTCAAGTTGAATCTGAACGAGAAGCCCGTCGGCGGCGCGGGGTACGAGGCAACGGGGCACCCCCTGCCCGGCGATACCTTGCAGGCGGCGAAGGAGGCGGACGCAGTCCTGCTCGGCGCGGTGGGCGGTCCCAAATGGGAAACGATTGATTTTTCCTTGCGCCCCGAACGTGCGCTCCTGGGTCTGCGCTCGGAACTCAACCTGTTCGCCAACCTGCGCCCGGCCAAGGTGTTCCGTGCGCTCACCGACGCCTCGACGCTCAAGCCGGAGGTGGTGGAAGGGCTCGACATTCTCGTGGTGCGGGAACTCACCGGCGGCATTTATTTCGGCGAGCCGCGCGGGGTCGTCTCCCTTCAAGGCGGCGAGCGGCGTGGCACCAACACGCTGGTCTATACGGAAAGCGAGATCGTCCGCATCGCCAAGGTCGCCTTCGACGTCGCCCTCAAGCGCAATAAGAAGGTTTGCTCCGTGGACAAGGCCAACGTGCTGGAAGCCACCGGATTGTGGCGCGAGGTGGTGACCGGCGTTCATGAAAAGGATTATGGCGAGATCGAGCTGTCGCACATGTATGTGGACAATGCGGCCATGCAGTTGGTGCGCAACCCGAAGCAGTTCGATGTCATCGTCACCACCAACATGTTCGGCGACATTTTGAGCGACGAAGCCAGCATGCTCACGGGATCGATCGGCATGCTTCCTTCGGCGAGCCTCGGCGGCGAGACGGCGATGTACGAACCGATCCACGGAAGCGCTCCGGATATCGCCGGAAAAGATATGGCCAATCCGCTGGCGACCATCCTGTCGGTGGGCATGATGTTCAAGTATTCGCTCGACCGCGAGGACGTCAACACCGCGCTCGAAAACGTGGTTGAATCGATTCTGGAAGCGGGATACCGTACGAAGGACATCATGTCGAAAGGCATGAAGGAAGTGGGATGCAAGGAGATGGGAGACCTCGTTGTGCAGGCTCTGGAGAAGAAACTCTAATGCAGAAGAAAGACGCATACAACGTTGCGGTGGTGGGCGCCACGGGGGCCGTGGGCCGCACCATGATCGCCACCCTGGAGGAACGCAAGTTCCCCGTGGCGGAACTGCGCCTGCTCGCATCCAGCCGCTCGGCGGGGAGTCAACTGCCGTTCCACGGCAAACTCATCACCGTGCAGGAATTGAAGGACGATTCGTTCGCCGGCATCGACATCGCGCTGTTCTCCGCTGGAGGTTCCACCTCCAAACAGTTTGGGCCGAAGGCGGTGGAGGCAGGGTGTGTCGTCATCGACAACAGCAGTGCGTTCCGCATGGAGCCAGGCATCCCGCTGGTGGTGCCGGAGGTCAATCCCGATGCCCTTGGTGACAAGCCGGGCATCATTGCCAATCCCAACTGCTCGACCATCCAGATGGTGATGGCGCTCAAACCCCTGCACGACCGCTTCCGCGTGCGCCGGGTCATCGTCTCGACCTACCAGTCGGTTTCGGGGTCGGGGCAGAAGGCCATCGACGAGTTGACGCATCAGAGCAGAAGCGCGCTCAACTGCGAACCGCTGGTGAAGAACGTCTATCCGCACCAGATCGCGTTCAACTGCCTGCCGCACATCGATTCGTTTCTCGACAACGGCTATACCAAGGAAGAGATGAAGATGGTCAATGAGACCCGCAAGATCATGGGCGACGACACCATAAGCGTCACGCCCACCACGGTGCGGGTGCCGGTGGTGTATTCGCATTCGGAGTCGGTGTATGTCGAGACGGATGAGGACATCGATGTCGCCGAGGTGCGCCGCGTGCTGTCCGCCTTCCCCGGCGTCAGCGTGGTCGATGCGCCGGAGAAGAACGAGTATCCGCTGGCCATCGACGCCGCCGGGCGCGACGAAGTGATGGTGGGGCGCATCCGCAAGGACCTCACCAACCCCAAGGCCCTCAACCTGTGGGTGGTGGCCGACAACCTGCGAAAAGGGGCGGCGCTCAACGCCGTGCAGATCGCCGAAGTGCTGATCCGCTGAAAGCGCTTCGCCACGGCAGGCACACTTTTTCCCTTCCCGAGCCTCTCCCGGTCTTTACAAATCTCCAAAAATAATTAAAATACATATACTTACGAATTGCCGGCTCCCCGCCGGCGCCTCGGAGATTTGACCGATGCCGGACCATTCCCCCGAAGATTCGCCGCGCGATCCAAACCCCCGCAGTTCGGAGTGGCGTCCGGCCGATTCCGCTGAACTTTCGCAGCTACTGCAGACGGCGGCGCAGGAACGGAAAAACCTGCAACTCCTGCTCGACTACTTCGAGAACAACGTCGGCAAGCTCTCCGACACGAAACAGTATTTCGAAAAATTCAATCACTCCCTCCCCGACACGATCAAAAAGCTCGACACCCTACAAAAGCGTCTGAAAGAGATGCAGACGCTGGAAGGATCGATCGGCAAATTCGAGTCCACCGCCTCCACGCTGGAAGTCCAGTTCAAGGAACTCAAGCAGGACCTCAAGAATGTGCGCACGATGCACGACGAGGTGGAGCAGAAAACCAAATCCCTCAGCCAGCAGAAACGCACCGCCGAAAAGGCCAACGAGGAAGCCGGCCGGCTGAACGCACTGGTGTGGGACATGGAAAGCAAGATCAACAAGCTGAAAGAAGACAGCGGCAAACTGCGCGATGCGGAGAAACGCGTTGCCAAAATCGAGTCCCTGCTGAACAAAGCGGGCGGGCAGGTGGAGGAGGTGACGCGCTTCCGCACGACGATGAAGGAATCGTCCGGTCGTGTCGGCGACCTCAAAACGCTGGTGAAAGACCTCGACCACCGCTTCGCCACGGTCAAAAAGGACCGCGAGGTGGTGGACCATTACCTGCGCGGGCTGGGAGACATCAAACAGCAGTTGAGCCAGGCGAAACTCGAAACCGACAGGGTGCTGGCACAACGCGAGCAGATCAAGGCCGTGCAGGAGACGGTGGACCGCCTGCTGACAGAGACCGGCGACCTGCACATTGAGGCCGACCGCATCAGCGAAAAAGCCGACCGTATCCGCGAAGTCGGGGCGCGCATGGAAGAACTGGAGTCGATGGCGGACAAGGTGAAAGTCCAGCTCGTGCAACTGCACGAGGACAAGGCCGAAGTCCACAAACTGGAGGAAAAGATCGGGTCGCTCCAGTCCCTGCTCGACGCCACCATCCACAACAAACTCGAAACCCTGCAAAGCGAGGCGGGCAAGCTCGATGCCTTTGCCGATCAACTCAGATCATTCGAGGACACGGCGCAGGAAACCGAACGCCGCATCGAACGCTTCCGCGAAGAGTTGAAGGAAGCGGCGTCGATTGAATCGACGTTCAACAAAAATAAAGAAATCGGCGACGAAGCGGCGAAACGGCTGGAGGCCATTCTCGAAAAACGCGACTGGCTGAACGAGGTGGAGAAACGGGTGAACGCTCTTTCCGCCATGATCCACAACATGGAGGAAAAGCTGGAGACCCAGTTGCAACGCAAGGCGCTGATCGAAAAGCTGGAGAAAAAGATCGACGGCCTCGAGTTTTTCATCGAGGAGGCCAACGTCAAAACCGGCAGTCTCAACCGGCAGATCGGGCAACTTGAAGAGATGGAAGGACGGCTGGCGCGGCTGAAGGATCTGGCCGACGGCATCGAGTCGCGTATCGAGCACGCCAGCCGGGAAAAGGCCGACTGGGAAGAACGGGAAAAACGCCTCAACCACCTCGTTTACACGATGACGGCGCTGGAGAAGGATTTGCAGAAGCGGGTCAAGGAAGTCGATGCGTCGCAGGCGCAGGTGGAGAAGATGGACGCGTTGAAATCAAGTCTCGATGCCGCCGTGTCCGATCTCGATTCCAAACTGACCGCCATCGACGAACGGCAGAAGGCCGTTGCCGCCACCGACGAGAAACTCGACTCCATCGATCGCACCCTGAAAGACCTGCAACGGCGTCAGGCGGCGCTCGAGGAAAAAGAAGCGAACCTGGCCCGCGCGGAGAAGCAGTCGCGTCACCTAGAAGAAAAACTTTCCGAATTGGAGACGCGGGCGGAAGCGGTGGCCGGTCATGCATCGAAAGTGCGTGAAGTGCATGAAAATCTATCGCAGTTGGAGACGCGCATCGCGGAGGTTCAAGCCGAGCGCGAACGTCTTGACCTGGCACGGCAAAATCTGGATGATGCGTTGGCGCACGTCAATGACCTGGCCCGAATGTCGCAGGAGAGCCGCGAGCAGGTGGAAGCATTCGAGAAGCGCGTGCGCGATTTCGAGTCCATGGAAGAACGCTTGAGTGAACTGCACACCCTGGCCGGTGACATCACGGCGAAAATCGAGACCCTGAAGCAGGAGTCCGGCCTTCTCGATACCACGGACGACCGTATGGCGGAGCTCAAATTCCTTCTCAAGAAGGCCGAGCGCGTTTCACAAAATTTGAAAGAGGACCACGAGGAATGATCCGGGCCCTTGATAGGCATACAGGGGAGGGGGTCCGGGTCATTTCCTCTTTATCTTCCGCGCCCAGCCTGCTACAACGTTCATTTTTATCGGAACCGTAACCTTCCCATTCCAGCAAGAAAGGACAATCGATGGCGGCAGACATTCTCGGTGTGATCGGCGGCAGCGGCCTGTACAACATGAAAGACCTCAAGGTGGAAAAGGAAGTCGCCGTGGACACGCCTTACGGAGCTCCTTCGGACCCCGTAGTGATAGGGGAACTGGCGGGAACGAAACTCGCATTCCTGCCGCGCCATGGCGTCGGCCACCGTATCACTCCGTCCGAGATCAACTACCGCGCCAACGTCTTTGCCATGAAAAAACTCGGCGTCGAGCGCATCGTGTCGGTCAGCGCCGTGGGGAGCATGAAGGAAGAGATCGTGCCGGGGCACATCGTTCTGCCCGACCAGTTCATCGACCGTACGCACCGGCGCATCGGCACCTTTTTCACGGACGGCATTGTCGGGCACGTGAGTCTGGCCGATCCCATCTGCGACGACCTGCACGGCAAGGTGCTGGAAGCCGCGCAGAAAGCAGGGGCCGTGGTGCACGAACACGGCACCTATGTATGCATCGAGGGACCGCAGTTTTCGACGCGGGCGGAGTCGAACGTGTACCGAAGCTGGGGCGTGGAGGTGATCGGCATGACCAACGTCACCGAGGCCAAACTGGCACGCGAAGCGGGCATTTGTTATGTTACCATTGCGCTCGCCACGGACTACGACTGCTGGCATATTGAGGAGGAGCCGGTCACGCTGGAACAGGTGCTGGAGATCATGCACAACAACGTCGAACTGGCGCAGACCATCCTGAAGGAAGTGGTGGCGCTTCCCATCCTCAAACGCCAATGCGAATGTGGCGAGGCGGCGAAGAAAGCCATCGTCACCGATCCCGCGAAAATTCCCGATCAACGCAAACGAGACCTCGAACCCCTGTTTGGAAAGCTATGAACCGCAAGAAATCCGAATCCCTGTTTGAAGCAGCACAACAAGTCATTCCCGGCGGCGTCAACAGCCCTGTCAGGGCCTTCAAGGCCGTTGGCGGCCACCCTCTGTTCATCGAGAAAGCCAAAGGTTCGCGCCTGTGGGACGTGGACGGCAATGAGTTCATCGACTACAACGCCTCGTGGGGGCCTCTCATTTTCGGCCACGCGCATCCGCGGATTGTGGATGCGGTGAAGCGGGCGGCGGAGAACGGCACCAGCTTCGGCGCACCGACCGAAATCGAAATCGAGATGGCGAGGAAGGTCATCGACTGCGTGCCGTCGATCGAGCGGGTGCGCATGGTGAGTTCCGGCACGGAGGCGACGATGAGTGCCATCCGCCTGGCGCGCGGGTACACGAAGCGCGACAAGATCGTCAAATTCGAAGGCAACTTCCATGGCCACGGCGACAGCCTGCTGGTCAAGTCCGGTTCTGGCCTGATGTCTCTGGGCATTCCGGACTGCCCCGGCGTCATCGAGGACCTGGCGAAGAACACGCTGACCCTGCCTTACAACGACAGCGACGCGGTGAGGGAATTGTTCGACAAGATGGGGAGCGAGATCGCCTGTCTCATCGTCGAGCCCATCGCCGGCAACATGGGCGTCGTGCCGCCGAAAGAGGGTTTTCTGCAAACGCTCCGCGACGTTACCACGAAACATGGCGCGTTGCTGATCTTCGACGAGGTCATCAGCGGATTCCGCGTGGGGCTGGGCGGTGCGCAGAAACTGTATGGCATCACTCCGGATCTCACCACGCTGGGCAAGATCATCGGCGGCGGTCTGCCGGTGGGCGCCTATGGCGGGAAGAAAGAGTTCATGGATCACATCGCGCCGGTGGGATCGGTCTATCAGGCGGGAACGCTTTCCGGCAATCCGCTGGCCATGGCGGCGGGACTGGAGATGCTCAACCTGCTCTCCGGCGACGGGGTGTACGAAAACCTGGAGACGAAAAGCCAACGCCTGTGTGACGGGTTCCGCAAGAACGCGGAGGAGGCGGGCGTGCCCGCGTTCTTCACCCGGGTGGGCTCGATGTTCTCCATGTTTTTCACGAATAACGAGGTGGTGGATTTCGAAACCGTGTCCACCTGCGACCTCGAGTTTTTCAAACGCTATTTCAACGCCATGCTGGAAGCGGGTATTTACATTGCCTGTTCGCAGTTCGAGGCGGGATTCATGTCCGCCGTGCATACGCAAGAGGAAATCGATCGCACGATCGAAGCCAACCGCGACGCCCTGAACAAGGCGAAGGGTTGATCATCAGTCACGCTGTTCGAGCGAGGGGAATTTAGAGGAGAATCATGAGCGAGATCGTTGGCATTCAGGCAAGACAGATTCTGGATTCGCGGGGCAACCCGACGGTGGAAGTGGATGTGTTTCTGGAAGAAGGATTGATGGGCCGCGCGGCGGTGCCTTCCGGCGCGTCCACCGGATCGCGCGAGGCGTTGGAGTTGCGCGACGGAGACAAGAAGACCTACATGGGCAAGGGCGTGCAGAAGGCGGTGAAGAACATCAACACCAAAATTGCGCCGGAACTGGTAGGCATCGAGGTTACGGAGCAACGGCTGATCGACCGCATCATGATCGAGATGGACGGCACCGCCAACAAGGGCAAGCTGGGGGCGAACGCCATCCTCGGCGTGTCTCTGGCGGTGGCGCACGCGGCGGCGAACGATCTCGACATCCCCCTGTTCAGCTACATCGGCGGGAGCAACGCGTGCGAACTGCCGGTTCCGATGATGAACGTGCTGAACGGCGGCGCACACGCCGACAACAACGTCGATATCCAGGAATTCATGATCATGCCCGTCGGCGCGAACAGCTTTCACCAGGCCCTGCAGATGGGCACCGAGGTGTTTCATCACCTGAAAGCCGTGCTCAAAAAGAAAAAATACAACACCGCCGTGGGTGATGAAGGCGGCTTTGCGCCGAATCTCAAATCCAACGCCGAGGCGATTGAGGTCCTGCTGGCGGCCATCAAGAGCGCCGGGTATAAAGAAGGCAAGGACATTTTGCTGGCGCTCGATGTGGCGGCGAGTGAATTGTACCAGAACAAGAAATACGTGCTGGCGGCGGAGAAGAAATCGAAACTCACTTCCGACGAGATGGTTGATTACCTGGCCGGGCTGGTGAAGAAGTATCCGATCGTCAGCATCGAGGACGGCCTGGCGGAGAACGACTGGAAGGGCTGGGAGAAGCTCACGAAAAAAGTGGGTGACACCACGCAGTTGGTGGGGGACGACCTGTTCGTCACCAACACCAAAATTCTGAAGAAAGGCATTCAGGAAGGCGTGTGCAACTCGATCCTGATCAAAGTGAACCAGATCGGTACGCTGACCGAAACGCTGGAAGCGGTAGAGATGGCCAAACGCGCCGGGTACACCGCCGTCATTTCGCATCGCTCCGGGGAAACGGAGGACACCACCATCGCCGACATCTCGGTGGGGGTCAACTCCGGACAGATCAAGACCGGGTCGCTGTGCCGCACCGACCGCGTCGCCAAGTACAACCAGCTCCTGCGAATTGAAGAAATGCTGGGGCCGTCGGCGGTGTTCAAAGGCCGCGAGGTGTTTTACAACCTGGGAATGTAATGCGCTATGGCAATCAAACCGAAATCGCTCAATAAAATCCAGGCCACGATGGCGCTCAGCCTGCTGCTGTTCGCCATCATGGTCGGGGTGGCGGTGTTCAGCGATGATGGTGTGATGACGGTGTTTAATTTCAAGGATGAACTTGAGAAAATGAAAGAGGGCAACGTCACCCTGACACGGGAAAACAAAGCCCTGCAGGAAGAAATCGAAGCCCTCAAGAAAGACCCGCTGGCGGTGGAGCGGGTGGCTCGCGAAAAATTAAATCTGGTCCGTCCGGGAGAAACCGTGTACCAGATTGTTCCCCACCCCGATACTCCCTGATTTCATGCGGAAGTGGTTTTCTTACTGATTGATTTCTAACCGATTACATAAAAATTCCCGCGACGCCATACCTTTTGTAGAATCTTGGAATTGAATTCTAAATAGCTATAAATAAATAGAAAAATTGCATCGCGCTCTTTTGGGTTGAAGCGGTTTTTTTGTTTGCAAAGTTTGAGCCAAAATGATTCTGGAATTGGTGCAATAACCTATTGATTATTTTGAAATAAATGGTAAAGTAATGTCATTCCACTTTGGGTAACGAACAGATTCAAGAGTCTGGATGCCGGTGTCGATAGGGGTGAATGAGGTGTCAAAAGGGACCCTGTATCGCAGTGCCGGTTTCTTGGTCGAGGCCCCCCGATGTGATGGATCGCTTCGGGCGGCGGGTTTGTGAGTCTATTGTGGAGTTGAAGCCATGAGGGGCGGAAAACGGATATAAAATGCCTTTTTAGGTAGGTTTATATCACTTTCTTTTTCGTGAATTGAAGGAGGGAGCATGACCAAGCAAGACATTATCAACCATGTATCGCAGGAAGCGAGCCTGTCCCGGGCGAAAGCCGAAGAAGCGGTCGAAACCGTGATCAAGCTGATCAAGGAATCGTTGGGGCAGGGGGAGCCTGTGATCTTGCGGCGTTTTGGAACCTTCCAGGTCAAGTCCAAGACCAAGCGCATGGGCCGAAACCCCAAAACCGGTGAAGAAGCTGAAATTTCCGCCCGTAAAGTGGTCCGTTTCAAGTCCGGAAAGCACTTCAAACAAGCGGTCAACAGCGAAGGCGAATGATTCGTTTCGGGGGCCATGGCCTCACAGGATCAGCATGGCATCCCCGTAGCTGAAAAACCGGTACTTTTCTGCGATGGCTCCCTTGTAGGCCCTTTCCATCAACGGTTTGCCTGCGAACGCGCAAACCAGAAGAAACAGGGTGGAGCGGGGCAGGTGGAAGTTGGTCAGGAGTCGATCCACGGTATGGAAGGGTTGGCCTGGGTACAAGAACCGGTTTGTCCATCCTTCCACATCCTGTTCCACGGGCTGGTCAAAGCGCACCGACTCCAGCACACGTGTGC
Protein-coding regions in this window:
- a CDS encoding FtsB family cell division protein, which encodes MAIKPKSLNKIQATMALSLLLFAIMVGVAVFSDDGVMTVFNFKDELEKMKEGNVTLTRENKALQEEIEALKKDPLAVERVAREKLNLVRPGETVYQIVPHPDTP
- a CDS encoding P-loop NTPase, producing the protein MKTYNDLASDGGSNIVEQVVSQQQKLRARMDKIKHKVCLMSGKGGVGKSSITANVAACLAQRGHKVGILDADLNGPSVAKLLGVPNDAKLNVEDEGVHPGEGALGVKIMSMDMLLPSADAPVMWTEDEKASAVWVSTMESTALQELLRDTIWGELDYLLIDMPPGSDRIDNIRDLIPELAGVVEITIPSPISQHIVSKSITKNSKLKVPIIGLVENMATYVCPHCNEEGALFEGQSVEELAKAKGIPFLGRVPFDSRVSKESGKNKLFFTEYPDSITGKALGAIVDGIEKFIQSR
- a CDS encoding aspartate-semialdehyde dehydrogenase produces the protein MQKKDAYNVAVVGATGAVGRTMIATLEERKFPVAELRLLASSRSAGSQLPFHGKLITVQELKDDSFAGIDIALFSAGGSTSKQFGPKAVEAGCVVIDNSSAFRMEPGIPLVVPEVNPDALGDKPGIIANPNCSTIQMVMALKPLHDRFRVRRVIVSTYQSVSGSGQKAIDELTHQSRSALNCEPLVKNVYPHQIAFNCLPHIDSFLDNGYTKEEMKMVNETRKIMGDDTISVTPTTVRVPVVYSHSESVYVETDEDIDVAEVRRVLSAFPGVSVVDAPEKNEYPLAIDAAGRDEVMVGRIRKDLTNPKALNLWVVADNLRKGAALNAVQIAEVLIR
- the hemL gene encoding glutamate-1-semialdehyde 2,1-aminomutase, yielding MNRKKSESLFEAAQQVIPGGVNSPVRAFKAVGGHPLFIEKAKGSRLWDVDGNEFIDYNASWGPLIFGHAHPRIVDAVKRAAENGTSFGAPTEIEIEMARKVIDCVPSIERVRMVSSGTEATMSAIRLARGYTKRDKIVKFEGNFHGHGDSLLVKSGSGLMSLGIPDCPGVIEDLAKNTLTLPYNDSDAVRELFDKMGSEIACLIVEPIAGNMGVVPPKEGFLQTLRDVTTKHGALLIFDEVISGFRVGLGGAQKLYGITPDLTTLGKIIGGGLPVGAYGGKKEFMDHIAPVGSVYQAGTLSGNPLAMAAGLEMLNLLSGDGVYENLETKSQRLCDGFRKNAEEAGVPAFFTRVGSMFSMFFTNNEVVDFETVSTCDLEFFKRYFNAMLEAGIYIACSQFEAGFMSAVHTQEEIDRTIEANRDALNKAKG
- a CDS encoding integration host factor subunit alpha → MTKQDIINHVSQEASLSRAKAEEAVETVIKLIKESLGQGEPVILRRFGTFQVKSKTKRMGRNPKTGEEAEISARKVVRFKSGKHFKQAVNSEGE
- the mtnP gene encoding S-methyl-5'-thioadenosine phosphorylase, which produces MAADILGVIGGSGLYNMKDLKVEKEVAVDTPYGAPSDPVVIGELAGTKLAFLPRHGVGHRITPSEINYRANVFAMKKLGVERIVSVSAVGSMKEEIVPGHIVLPDQFIDRTHRRIGTFFTDGIVGHVSLADPICDDLHGKVLEAAQKAGAVVHEHGTYVCIEGPQFSTRAESNVYRSWGVEVIGMTNVTEAKLAREAGICYVTIALATDYDCWHIEEEPVTLEQVLEIMHNNVELAQTILKEVVALPILKRQCECGEAAKKAIVTDPAKIPDQRKRDLEPLFGKL
- the truA gene encoding tRNA pseudouridine(38-40) synthase TruA, translating into MRRIKLLLEYEGSQYHGWQYQPNGITIQEVLEGRLETITGRKTPVVASGRTDSGVHAEGQVAHFNTASNMTPHQFLKALNSLLPHDIVVRAVEEVASDFHARKSASRKIYRYTLLNRDHPSALRCKQAHYVAQPLKVTAMRKAARHFVGKHNFKSFQGAGCEAKSTVREIYDLTVKKRGDWIEFSVDGSGFLKHMVRNIIGTLIEVGYGRIEPGAIPEILAARDRRKAGPTAPARGLCLVEVFYDKPKAKRRTASKKK
- the eno gene encoding phosphopyruvate hydratase; the protein is MSEIVGIQARQILDSRGNPTVEVDVFLEEGLMGRAAVPSGASTGSREALELRDGDKKTYMGKGVQKAVKNINTKIAPELVGIEVTEQRLIDRIMIEMDGTANKGKLGANAILGVSLAVAHAAANDLDIPLFSYIGGSNACELPVPMMNVLNGGAHADNNVDIQEFMIMPVGANSFHQALQMGTEVFHHLKAVLKKKKYNTAVGDEGGFAPNLKSNAEAIEVLLAAIKSAGYKEGKDILLALDVAASELYQNKKYVLAAEKKSKLTSDEMVDYLAGLVKKYPIVSIEDGLAENDWKGWEKLTKKVGDTTQLVGDDLFVTNTKILKKGIQEGVCNSILIKVNQIGTLTETLEAVEMAKRAGYTAVISHRSGETEDTTIADISVGVNSGQIKTGSLCRTDRVAKYNQLLRIEEMLGPSAVFKGREVFYNLGM
- the leuB gene encoding 3-isopropylmalate dehydrogenase — its product is MSQEYTIAVLPGDGIGPEVTAEAVKVLRVVETRLGLKLNLNEKPVGGAGYEATGHPLPGDTLQAAKEADAVLLGAVGGPKWETIDFSLRPERALLGLRSELNLFANLRPAKVFRALTDASTLKPEVVEGLDILVVRELTGGIYFGEPRGVVSLQGGERRGTNTLVYTESEIVRIAKVAFDVALKRNKKVCSVDKANVLEATGLWREVVTGVHEKDYGEIELSHMYVDNAAMQLVRNPKQFDVIVTTNMFGDILSDEASMLTGSIGMLPSASLGGETAMYEPIHGSAPDIAGKDMANPLATILSVGMMFKYSLDREDVNTALENVVESILEAGYRTKDIMSKGMKEVGCKEMGDLVVQALEKKL
- a CDS encoding DUF971 domain-containing protein — its product is MSEEPKKKMEVEEMTPSDVKQVDESTLGITWPDGHESVYPVKLLREKCPCAHCIDEWTGEKKIKPGMIPDSIRPLKIKAVGLYALQFDWNDGHSTGLYPYELLRRLCQCGECKA
- a CDS encoding PCP reductase family protein, which produces MKFLCIPCDEQMETQKDGLLMTDDSKNIALKFKCKKCGHMIAMLTNKFETEFVSKLGVEAGGASEFSKTPFGMVGSSLAGGKEELKKAEPSDEGEVEWTQEAKDRIQKVPFFVRGMAKKTVINFAKSKGIKVIDAALMDEVRDKVGM